Below is a genomic region from Rana temporaria chromosome 3, aRanTem1.1, whole genome shotgun sequence.
TCCATCCAGCATTCCAGGTTCCTTGCCTCTACTGTGGAAGCCATAGCAGATTTGAGACTGGCAGATGTGGAAGCCTATGCTTTTTTTCAGGAGGGAGTCCGTGCTCTTATCCATCGCGTCCTTTAGTACCCCATGTCTTCGAATGCTAGGTCCGTGTGACGGGACACCTGTGAGAACGCAGTATCCACTTGGGGCTTCTTGTTCCAAACCTCGGTATCCTCTTTAAAGAGAAAGCTTCTTTTGAGGGTTTTAGAAAAGAAAAGGACCCCTCTAGCTTCTTCCACTCTAACTGTATCCAAGAGGATTCTATGGACTGGAAACACCCTGTGTTTTGTCTCATCTAAACCTTGGCACATTTGGACACATACAGACACTTGCACTTTTTCCTCCTGGATCTCTAGAGTTGTGTAGATTGCTTTCAAGAGATAATCTACCTCCTCCAGTGATAGCTTGTGCCTAGATGCCAGGCTATCATCTTCCTCTTCCGAATCCCTGAGGGAAGGTAGAGTACTTGTCCCTTAGCTCTGCCGTTTTAGAGGTGGATGCACGAGGGCTGGATGGTGGATGTTGGGGTTCAACCTGGCTTGCCAGGTTTTTGCCCAAGCTCAAAGAGTTTGTAAGTTCTCGTACGGAAGAAAACAGATCCTTGTATTGCTAGGGGTTCTACACATTGCTTTTTGCCATGAATCTGAGGGGATTATTGCAAGAAGGGCATTTCCTCTGAGCTTGTGGATTTGAATGTTTAGTTTCTGCCAACGTTTTGACCTGCAAGAAAACAGACAAGACTTAACCAAGCGTCCTCACTTAGACCTTACACACTAGTGAGAACAGACCTCCAGACATGCAACAGCACCCAGAGCAGTGAAAGACCCAACCATAAAACCATCCGTCCAGGCTGCAGGGTCTGAGCGAAGTTACCTCTGACCCTGCTGCCACAGGCTCCCTGCCAGGAAGGTACACAACATACACCAAAACATAAGCCCATATGGAGAAAATTAAAAGCACCCCCTGACCTGGCCGGTGCCTGCTTCAACCGTGGCTGTTGGTCTCTCATCTGTCATAGAGCACAGCGGGGTGTTCAGAAAAAGCCATCTGGCTTTAAATTACCCAGTCCCAGCATCATCAATGACTGGAACCACCGGCCAATAGATCCACccccataggcccctttcacacggggcagatcagtaatgatctgccccctgaacctccgcttgctcagcggggatcgctccgttgatccgcgctcagccggcggatgacagtgcggtccctgcacattgtgcagggaccgccctgtcttttcgccgctctcccctatggggggaaatCATATGAACATGGAACCGTCTGTCAGTGTTCACCCGATCTGCCaggcggatggaaaagtaggtttttcctccgtcacactttggtggatcggagcgggtcagatgtcagcgggcctgtcaccgctgacattcgTGGCTCCATAGGAGGAGCATGGAGCGCCCATTCAGGTCGCCAAAAAACTGGTAGGCGGACCTGAAAGGttcacccgtgtgaaagagcacTTAGCCTCTGCATTCCAGGCGACTGGAACCACTGGTCGCCCTGCCCCTACAGGAAGCTGCATCACCCGATGTGCCATCATCTGCCAGCCAGGACCCAAATACTACAAGCAGTGACCCGCCTGACtagaaaaatttttttatatatatatatatatatatatatatatacacatacatacacacacacacacacacacacacacacacacacaatatatacacacacttgatAAGCCTTCCCCCtacaccttggagagagcgcagctcccccTGGTTCCAGCAGCGCTTCCGCCATAAGAGATTACACAATAACTGAAACCATGGTGGAAGAGGGATTTGAAGGctgccagggccggactgggaataaaaaccagccctggaataAATTTCATACTAGCCCCACATCATAGCATCATTTTTTGTTCATGAAAGGTAAAACCACGCATttcaaagcacatttgaagagtattATATAgagagcacatgggtgggagtggagagtacaggggtggggagcggagagtgCCGAGGGGGATCCACAAAGAACAGGGGAGGGTTCAAGGAGAACTGGATAGGAGGAGAGGTATAGAGGAAATCTGCCGCTTTCTATATTTCTCCATGCAGCCGTGGAATGCTTAATTCTCCTCCAAGCATTCagcggctgtatggaggaatatagaaagctcaattcctctatatgcagcTCCCTGCCGAATCCAATCCTCCCATAGGGTGAGCTGTACGGCAGGCATCCCCTCTGTGTATCATCACTGTGCTAGCTGGCAtgcctgggtctgtgttcggcggtGACGCTGTAACGCGGTCCCACCCCCCCTAGACCGGTTTGTGTGATAGGCATAACACATGAGCCGTCTATGGGGGCAGGACCGTGTTACAGCATTACTGACAAACACAGAACCAGCTAGCTCAGCGATGATACACAGACAGGAGCAGGAGAGGGGAGACAGGGCGCATTGCAGCCCCGCAACTGAAACCGAccacaggacaggcagcctactggGAAATCTCTCCATAGGCCGGTCCTGAAGGCTGCATGCGTTTCCTGCAAAATGGGCAGAGCTGCACTCTcgccaaggttgtcctgaaaggcgatttgagaaatTTTGGCATATTTACCTTAATTGTTGCGCTCAacgtgaaaaaatataaaattaggaACTCACTTTCTCCAGGATTTGTAATCCTTACGCtgatagcattagtaaatagataaagCATTTCTTttaacatttcttcagttaccgcctggtttccaggcctaggcaaattgAGTCAAACATCCCAGGAGTATtcaggaggaggggttttctcagccaaGCACACCCCACCTGCCAGCATAGCTAAGCTAAGGGCAGAAGGATTCCAGAAAGTAAATGTTATATGGAACCACTTGCCCTTTCTCAAGATAACTACAGCCAGAAATGCTGTAGGGTGTTTAATAACCAATTCAggccaatttgaatgacaattgtgcgacgttgtacccaaataaaatgataATTTTTCCACAATAGAGTttgtggtatttgctcacctctatTTTTTACGCTATcaacaaattgtgttttttttattattttgctatattaaaatatcagtatttaaaaaaaaaaaaaaaaaaaaaatattttaggccaatatggggcgaaaaaaaaaaaaatattattggctTGCGTAAATGTTagtgtctaaaaaaaaatccataaatcaatcgcctattttgtaaagtaatggcggcgatctgcaatttattGGGAATGCCACATTGCAGACagacacttgacactattttgggaccattcacatagcgatcagtgctataaaaatgtaccgattacagtgtaaatgtgactggcaggagagagagggagatctctgctctgtgatgagcaatAGCGGGTTCCCGGCAGACATCGCAagccacacgcatcgggtccccagtgatgcTGTGGGCGTGCGCTCTACAATGCCAGGAAGCCAAAGGACATGACGGAGGGTTTCTGCCGCTGTCATATTACAATGCCTCaggcagaggtgtatttaggttttgtgctgccctaggcctgactaaactcgtgcaccccccaatttaaatatgacccaccccttcctgtcaaggccacaccccattCTGGTTAAGACACTTCGAGTAGGGACACTAGTTCCGAGAgcctggggggcaatggattcccttaatttgcatagatttcctctcacttcctgtttggctatggggcaggaaatgaagggaatgggacagggatggtaaaaaataaactgacaggggctttaaccctcccttacacttaaaaaaaaaaagtgttgcctatagttctactttaagcacaaatttctaataattttatggagaggactaagatatAACCattccaatggtgcagcagaaaacatagcacagtgaggaaggtttgtggtccaggatgataggacagtcaaaattagaagcagcaaaTCCCCAcgcagttgcggaatgccggccgcctgcataccggaagcagtgcggccactttatgggggcgctgGACTAATTTGCCTCTGAGTCCAgcccataagactggcactacactaacagtgtagcacaagccaacGGGGaccctttccgtgctgcccccctgcaaagtgctgccctaggcctgggccttgttggcctaggccaggatacagctctagcctcaggtggttaaagtgatttctataaaaaaaaaataaagcagagaCATGGATAGGGGAGTTTGATTTTGAATATGAAAAATCAaacagtgtttttggtttgtggtgctcaaatGCAGTGTAGCTCCTCCAAGTAGGAcggtgccgatactaagcatttacACAAGTGCCTGTACTGGTGTAAACAATCCGATACCCAAAGCCGAAACctgtggtgcgatttgagcccatacaaaattaaTGGCCTCAAACAGCACTGCAAAGAATGGatgcgatttgaacaggaatgcagtgcgattccCATCCCAATCACAAGTGGTGCCCAcaccactcctgtgtgaacccaggcttgccATACCACACAGAATGAACCATTTTCCAGGAAGATATATTTTTAAACTCCCTTTACATGCAATACTAAGAACAAAGTGTCAAACCCACCAAGCAATTTAGTTGGCAACCAAAGGCTTAAGAAAAAGACAGACTTCAGCTGTACTAATTGTTAGTGATTTATTTTACTCATATTACATGAGTTTGGACAAATGGCATTTTCAGTATCCATAGGATTAATAGTCATATGGAGTATGCTGAGAAAGTGCtagaataataaaaacaaaaaaatagaacatttgaTCACTTTGCACAAAAACAATTAAACACAAAAGCACACAAGGTATTGTAAAAATATTGCACATTTCAAAGTGTTCCACAGCTCTAGCTGACTTGAACAAAGATGTATTGCTTGAAATACCATGGAAGCCAATTTAATTCCCTCAATGTTGAAGGGAACTGGAGTACATTATGGCAAGACTAGCACACAGAGGACCGATAAAGTAAAACATGAGCAAAGGTGGTAAAGCTACAATTGTTTGATGTAGATGGCACACTGCATAAAATTGCAAGGGTATCTGAttcaccagtaaaaaaaaaaaaaaaaaaaaaaaaacataaaagttcTGTGACTTTTAAAGTAAACACCTTGGAATCCAGAAGCTACATATAGCTCTTCAAACTGTTACAAGGGTCAAAGTATATGTGATGTATAATAAGGGTCATTCAAATGTCAGTTATTCTCAGGCTTCACTACTTGGCAAATAACTGGCCTGCAAAAAGCATGCAGGGTAGGTGGTCCTGAAACTTTACATTACTTGAACAAGTTCAGCAACAGCCGATATATTCCATCCAACAGATTCTCCATTTGAAACCTTGCATATCTTCTAGAACAGAGGTCTCCAAacagtggccctttgctagcctttatccagcccttggggcactattccttctactgacaccaccaaTATGGCAATGttttccaccgataccaatgatgggagttTCCTCCTAATACCAATAATGAAGCACTActcctgaccaccaaccctgagaccATATTTATTCTTACTGATGCTGGGCtcgggacattttctacccctgctggccacaatccgtcCCTCCttaagtctggaggacagtagaCTGGCCCGTTGTATGAAAAGTtgggagacccctgttctagaataTAATTAAAATTGGACATTtagcacagcagtcacatgacatTACCTTACACAAGCAGCCATTTAAAAAAGTGAGGAAGCAGCTGAAATGAAGACTGCCGAGCAATTTAATGGCACAAGTATataatacacacatacacacacacacacacacacacacacacacgatattTCAGGTTTCAATAGTTGGGAGCATATTAATTCAGCCACTGTTACTGTGCAGAATTTCAAAGGAAATCTTCCCCACATTTAACCAAACTTAGTGGACTGATCaggtctgtcagtttttcaggtgatgTCAAAGGACATGTATCCGTTGACACCCTTATGTGTCATTTTGTAAAACAAATGAAGAGCAGTTAATGTAAGGCTCTCGTGCTGGAGAACAGAGTACAGGCATTCATCAGATACAGTGGgcgattaaactttttttttttttacgataaatGAAAAAAGTTCAATAATCTGCAATTATTGTAAAGGGATTTGTAAAAGTATTTTTATATTCCTTTTAGATTTAGGACACTTTGCAGTCCTCTCTACAAAGTAGAGAAGGACCACATTACTGTTTCCCCATATCTACatgcaaaaaatgtatacaaatattTGGGAAAGCATGAAATACCAGCAGGGGCATAGTCACAAAAGGTGAACTTCTATCATGGGGTAAATACAATAAAAACCCTATTGCCGCATTTACTTAAGGCAATGACAGCTTGTCCCTGTCACCATGATTTTGGTTGGTCAGCATGTAAATGTggcaaaaaaaagactgaagtcCCATACTAAATATATGAATTATGAAGTGTCATAGTTGAAATTATGGTCCATTAAATTTAAGTCTGGCACAGTTTGTGGCAGCCTTCTAAACCCTCAAGCTATATAAACAGCAACATATGCTAAAAAATCATCACCCACACAAATCATACAGGGCAACTCTTGCCAAAGCAATACCACTGAGAGCCATAACATTAATGGATTTCACTTGTTTTGACAAGACGAGAAAAAGCCAAACTGAGAAACTACTGTAGTTTACATTTTGGGAGGACTATAATAAATCTAGGAGTCAAAACCAAATAATTCCTCTGCACTTGCTCtttaacctcttgctgaccaCATAATGCATACCCGCAGAAGCAAGGAATGTGGGCTTAATACCCAAATGCACACATGAAACCATGGCAGCGGAGGTTTTGTGCCAAAGTCATGTTCCCTACACAGTGACTGAACTCTTGAAGACTGCTCCTGGTCTCTAGTTCTGATCAGGAGCCAATGAGATGGGCTCCCGTCATGCGACTACTGTGACGGCCATTCGTTTCATCAGAAAGCCTGTCCCACCCTCTGGTGTAAAGACCCATTTAAAGGGTCACAagacaagtggttaagcatgaAATAAAATTCAGAAAAGCAGCATGAAGAAAATAGAGTCCCGGAACATACTAAATGCCACATAATTAATAGTGAGGAAATGTTACTGGCTTATCCATTTACAATTTCACATAGTTTCCTTGAAATCCTAAAATAAATTATCTGTTAGTGTAATTCTATAGCACCCTACTACACAACATCTGTAGATTACTGTGCATGGCGTTTTCCTGCTATTTGCTGTGTTCTGTTGAACTGTACATTGGAGTActattaaattgtaaaataaagctTCTATTGGTAGTCCATAGGTTCTTGCGCAGCTTTGCAGAAACATAGCTTCACCTGCAGATCACTGTCCTGAACAATCTGTGTAGGTTGTAACCATATTGCCTCTTCGCTGAGTAACAGTTCTGCAATGCTTGCTGGACCCCTGAAACCTCTGCTCAGTTCTTATATTGTGTCGTGGTCCATCGCCAAAGCTaccaaatgtaaacattttttccaTATCTTCAAACATGTCATTAAATAAACCTCCGCCGAATGCAAAGTCATCAAAGTGACGCCTGTGCCTGTTAGAAGGATCCTGGTGGCTCCTAAAATGGTGGTTTTCAAAATGTCTTTTTGATCTAGTGTGCCGACTCTCTCCAAAAAAGTCAAATTCTTTTAGGAGGTCTTCAAAGTTGAAATGCTGATGGAAATGCTTTTCGTTGCCGctgcctcctcttccaccatttgTAAAGGCATCATGACCAAACTGGTCATACTCCTTCCGTTTATTTTCATCCGAAAGGGTCTCATATGCtgaaatgtaaaagtaaaaaaatcttagTAAATCAAGCAAAAAGGTTGTCCTTTAAATACATCATTCAAGCAAAGAAATCTACACACAAATAAAGGAAGCAAAGTCGATATGCTGTTCATATCCATCTAtactttaacccttttgctgcacgGCTTCCAGCTGGCCAGGTCCCGTGTACAGACCTGCATGCCTCCTCTGCTATAAGCTCATGGTCACTTCAGTAACTATAAACACCTAGcagaattgttcagcagactCTGAACAAACCTATAGCTTAGATCAGTGGATTACAGTCCAAGTTGTTCACCTCAAAATGTAACCACCCCACCCTCTGCCACTCCTTTCTCCAAAGAGGCTCAACTGCTCTCTCGCAGCCCCATCCCCTGCAGCTACCCCCCAAGTCACTTGAGTCCCTCACCTGACTCTCCCACCAGCTTCAGGTGCTTAGAGgggataaaaatatttattttctttagtgCCTTATCAGTCAAAAAATAACCACACACACGGGCCTGTATTAACCTCTCATATCTCAAAGACCAGAAAAAGTAGGGGGGGGCTgtccactgagcaggtggatggcagGGGTGTCAGCTCACTGTTCTCTATGGTGCAGTTGGATGGAAACAGACTGTCAATTTCCATCCAAAATGATCTGCTAGACAGGTCCCCATCTGTCAGTTTCTGGTGGATCAGGTGCAGGCAGGTGTAGACGCACACTTGTCCAATTACATCCACCTCCCCATAGAGAACGGGTGGTCAGATCAGGCCCAcctgggcagggaaaaaaaaaaaaagtgacccaattagtCTTGctcatgtgaaaagggcccaagGCCTTGTTTACGCAGGGCGTACACCCCTACAAGGTCACGTTTACCtgtacagggatgcacaggtggtctgtgcaggcagtcccattgatgtaaTTTGGGATcagagaacaaagaaaaaagccTGGACGGCAGCACTCCAACAACACCTTTATTTAGTTAAACTCCAGTGTACAGCATGAACAGAGCtgttgctcccaatttgacatccatgCAAGTCTGGGTGGATGGCTCCCAAGCTCACACTGTCTGCGCTCGGGGTTGTGCACCCACGCAGATGTCAATTTGGGAgcaggggctgtgcctgtgttgcATCCCAAATGACATAAATTGGACTGCCTTCATGGACGCAGAGAACACCTGTGCGGGTAAACATGGCCCTACACTTTAGTATGCCACATGTAAGCGATGCTTTAATAGCAATTCAGCAGACATTTTGTAAGTTGAGTTTGTGTGCacaaataatgattttagtgtatggTTAGTAAAAATAGAGATCCAATGAACATTTGCACAATTATCGCAGGGCACAAAAAATGTGTAGCACATTCATTTATTCTACAGGTCATGCGTTTCATAAAATGTATAGTTTTGTGTGGCttttcaaattctgaaagctgcaaGTGAAAGAATGGTAACCTCTGGATTTTTAggataaaagttatttttttagttttgcatatcagtttaccatttcacaaaaaagtgaaaTTTAAAATATTACAAATATATGGCATTTATTAACTCAATGCAGGTTTTAGCTTTTATTTTGTAGAACTTGAGTCATGCAAGAATCCACAAAttattttagtgcatttttagaatattgttttgataaacatttgcacaaatatcATTGGGCCCTTAAAATCTGTAGCACCATTTTATACTACTGATACTGGTCATGCACATTCAGAAATGATCTGGTTTGGGTGGTCTTTTACAAACactaaaagctgtaaaaaaaaaaaaaaagcaatggaaaCATTGGAAAAATGGTCTAGCCAGCCAAGTTTAAAAGTGGAGTGCAGGGCCTGGTAGAGGAAGGGTTAATGTACATGTGTATGCACAGAAAAGAATCCTTATTAGTGCTTGTGGATGGGCCCAGGACTTTATAAAAAGTACAGTTGTGACCATGTGCTCCAGAGACAAAAGGTTGCGTTAGAAGCATAGCAAGCAATGATCTGTGCAAGGTATAATCAGTGCCAAGAATGTCTATTCACCTGCCAGAAGTACCATTGTGTTAAAAGATACACCCAAATCCGCTGCAGAAG
It encodes:
- the DNAJB9 gene encoding dnaJ homolog subfamily B member 9 is translated as MASAQSVLTFAVCILLISEVILAKKTYYDILGVPKNASERQIKKAFHKLAMKYHPDKNKSPDAEAKFREIAEAYETLSDENKRKEYDQFGHDAFTNGGRGGSGNEKHFHQHFNFEDLLKEFDFFGESRHTRSKRHFENHHFRSHQDPSNRHRRHFDDFAFGGGLFNDMFEDMEKMFTFGSFGDGPRHNIRTEQRFQGSSKHCRTVTQRRGNMVTTYTDCSGQ